From a region of the Asterias amurensis chromosome 2, ASM3211899v1 genome:
- the LOC139951727 gene encoding 3-hydroxyacyl-CoA dehydrogenase type-2-like yields the protein MAGVRSLKGLVGLVTGGGSGLGKATAQRLVNQGARVVVLDLPNSPGEDVAKGLGDNCKFSAGDVTSESEVSAALAMAKNSFGRLDLAVNCAGVGIAVKTYNFNKNRAHPLADFQRVLTVNVVGSFNVIRLSAGEMGKNDPGADGQRGVIVNTASVAAYDGQIGQAAYSASKGAIVGMTLPIARDLASQGIRVCTIAPGLFDTPLLASLPEKVKTFLARMVPFPSRLGHPDEYAHMVQCIIENPMMNAETIRLDGAIRMQP from the exons ATGGCTGGTGTTCGATCCTTAAAA gggTTGGTTGGTTTAGTGACCGGTGGAGGTTCAGGTCTAGGGAAGGCGACTGCACAGCGGTTGGTCAACCAAGGAGCTAGAGTTGTTGTTCTTGACCTTCCTAACTCACCGGGAGAAGATGTCGCTAAGGGACTCGGAGACAATTGCAAATTTTCTGCCGGAGAT GTAACCTCAGAGTCTGAAGTAAGCGCAGCCTTAGCTATGGCTAAGAACTCATTTGGCCGATTAGACTTGGCTGTCAACTGTGCTGGAGTCGGTATTGCTGTAAAAACGTATAATTTTAACAAAAACCGAGCTCATCCACTAGCGGACTTCCAGAGAGTTTTAACT GTAAACGTTGTGGGTAGTTTTAACGTCATCCGTCTCTCCGCTGGTGAGATGGGCAAGAATGATCCCGGAGCGGATGGACAGAGGGGCGTCATTGTCAACACAGCTAGTGTGGCTGCGTACGACGGACAGATCGGCCAGGCTGCGTATTCAGCATCGAAGGGCGCCATCGTTGGCATGACGTTGCCAATCGCTCGAGATCTTGCCTCGCAAGGGATCAGAGTTTGTACCATAGCACCAG GATTGTTTGACACACCACTTCTAGCATCGCTACCAGAGAAGGTGAAGACCTTCTTAGCTCGTATGGTTCCGTTTCCTAGTCGTCTTGGCCACCCTGACGAGTACGCACACATGGTTCAGTGTATCATTGAGAATCCCATGATGAATGCCGAGACAATTCGTCTAGATGGGGCCATAAGGATGCAGCCTTAG